A section of the Desulfuromonas acetoxidans DSM 684 genome encodes:
- a CDS encoding TlpA family protein disulfide reductase — protein sequence MKQFIISILLFLMCISLSWAQQSTPISTGYPFPELQLPMPESPRQRAYLGLNDVQGNFFSPSAIQAQVVLFEFLNVHCPHCKDQAPIYNTLYHRIERDPNLKDKVRIVGVAVGNHPKRVADFIDYYDVAFPMFLDENYLFWRDVGGKTTPFTVYVRQSAPGQAGVVAGTHIGTNWDIKETLELLTEMIDELPEDLLLPEDDLVDIAQETPLPFSEQQIVTKVRRLMARQGIIDSLEKIKGIEGHSLFRGVVERGGEHRTLLAEVVSRSTVCDICHDVHFIYLFDSSLKIIDVAALQLTKYGNQEFDQQDMRKLKQILVGRVLTETKPFNPDVDAVTAATITSSVINHALNQTPMLIKQLKRYKFPPQRIRTDVIKKTPGDVHTGGLFNSLSDHHPALFTLIEFRAFHHRRR from the coding sequence ATGAAACAATTTATTATAAGTATTTTATTGTTTTTAATGTGCATCTCCCTGAGTTGGGCACAGCAGTCAACACCGATCAGCACCGGATATCCCTTTCCTGAGCTGCAACTCCCCATGCCTGAATCTCCCCGTCAGCGAGCCTATCTGGGGCTTAATGACGTTCAGGGGAATTTTTTTTCCCCCAGCGCGATTCAGGCGCAAGTGGTTCTGTTCGAGTTCCTCAATGTTCACTGCCCGCATTGCAAAGATCAGGCACCAATTTACAACACGTTGTATCATCGCATCGAACGTGATCCCAATCTTAAAGACAAGGTGCGGATCGTCGGCGTTGCCGTCGGCAACCATCCCAAAAGGGTTGCGGATTTTATTGATTACTACGATGTAGCATTTCCGATGTTTCTCGACGAAAACTATCTTTTCTGGCGTGATGTCGGGGGGAAAACAACCCCGTTCACGGTTTATGTGCGGCAGTCTGCACCCGGCCAGGCCGGTGTTGTTGCGGGCACCCATATCGGCACCAATTGGGACATCAAAGAAACGCTGGAGCTGTTAACGGAAATGATTGACGAACTGCCGGAGGATCTACTCCTGCCCGAGGATGACCTGGTGGATATCGCCCAGGAAACACCACTGCCGTTTTCTGAACAACAGATCGTCACCAAGGTACGCCGTCTGATGGCACGCCAGGGAATTATTGATTCCTTGGAAAAGATCAAGGGCATTGAAGGACACAGCCTGTTTCGCGGAGTCGTTGAACGAGGCGGAGAACATAGAACCCTGCTGGCTGAAGTGGTCAGCCGCTCCACGGTTTGTGATATCTGCCATGATGTTCATTTTATTTATCTGTTCGATTCGTCCCTGAAAATTATCGATGTTGCGGCTCTACAGTTGACCAAATACGGCAATCAGGAATTTGATCAACAGGACATGCGTAAGTTGAAGCAGATTCTGGTTGGACGTGTGTTGACCGAAACAAAACCGTTCAACCCTGATGTGGATGCCGTTACAGCGGCGACGATCACCTCCTCAGTGATCAATCATGCCTTGAATCAAACCCCGATGTTGATCAAGCAATTAAAACGTTACAAATTCCCCCCACAGAGGATCAGAACTGACGTTATAAAAAAGACCCCCGGTGATGTTCACACCGGGGGTCTTTTCAACAGCCTGTCAGACCATCATCCTGCTCTATTTACCCTCATCGAGTTCCGCGCGTTCCATCACCGTCGCCGGTAA
- the rmuC gene encoding DNA recombination protein RmuC has product MESIQPAQWLWGCGAIGLLALVYAWGRLIFLRGLRRRLDESLVRVDESQRLTQVLQQQLADREQQNRALQQAVEHARLQTAEMTTRLELERQQSAEKQALLLEAKEQLTQQFKVVAGEIFDERGRQFKEVNREELSQLLTPLRQQLDGFRQKVDDVHVTDVRERATLRQELEQLRGLNQQMSEDARQLTRALKGDRKVQGNWGELVLERLLEQSGLRRGVEYEVQGSFRDADNRLLRPDVIIHLPEGKDIIVDSKVSLSSYERSCREDDPEQRQQCLKQHVQAVCQHVLGLSEKHYANLKGVRSLDFVVMFMPIEAALVVALQQDGELFNEAFDRHVVMVSPTTLLATLRTIENIWRFERQNQNAQAIADKAGAIYDKLRGFVEEMEKLGTQLDTVGHTYTAAMNKLSQGRGNLISQASRFVDLGVKVKKTLPATVMERAELDEGK; this is encoded by the coding sequence ATGGAAAGCATTCAGCCCGCTCAATGGTTATGGGGTTGTGGGGCGATTGGCCTGCTGGCACTGGTTTATGCCTGGGGGCGACTTATTTTTCTTCGCGGGTTACGCAGACGCCTGGATGAAAGCCTTGTCCGGGTGGATGAATCCCAGCGTCTGACCCAGGTTTTACAGCAACAACTGGCCGATAGGGAACAGCAGAATCGCGCACTGCAACAGGCGGTCGAACACGCCCGTCTTCAAACTGCCGAAATGACCACCCGACTTGAACTGGAGCGGCAGCAAAGCGCGGAAAAACAGGCGTTGTTGCTTGAAGCCAAAGAACAGTTGACCCAGCAGTTTAAGGTTGTTGCCGGGGAAATTTTTGATGAGCGGGGTCGTCAATTCAAAGAGGTTAACCGCGAAGAATTATCCCAGTTGCTGACGCCGTTACGTCAACAACTCGATGGTTTTCGACAAAAAGTTGATGATGTGCATGTGACCGATGTTCGAGAGCGAGCGACACTGCGCCAGGAACTTGAGCAGCTGCGCGGTTTGAATCAGCAGATGTCTGAAGATGCCCGCCAACTGACGCGTGCGTTAAAAGGGGATCGTAAGGTTCAAGGCAATTGGGGCGAACTGGTGCTTGAACGATTGCTTGAACAGTCTGGATTGCGCCGCGGTGTGGAATATGAGGTTCAGGGCAGTTTTCGCGATGCCGACAATCGCTTATTGCGCCCGGATGTGATTATCCACCTGCCTGAAGGCAAAGATATCATTGTCGATTCAAAGGTTTCTCTATCGAGTTACGAACGCTCCTGCCGTGAGGATGATCCTGAACAGCGCCAGCAGTGTCTTAAACAGCATGTTCAGGCGGTCTGTCAGCATGTTTTGGGACTGAGTGAAAAGCATTATGCCAACCTTAAAGGGGTGCGTTCCCTTGATTTTGTCGTCATGTTCATGCCCATTGAAGCGGCTTTGGTGGTGGCCTTGCAACAGGATGGTGAACTGTTCAATGAAGCGTTTGACCGCCATGTTGTTATGGTATCGCCGACCACGCTGTTGGCGACATTGCGCACCATTGAAAATATCTGGCGTTTTGAACGGCAGAATCAAAATGCTCAGGCCATTGCCGATAAGGCCGGGGCGATTTATGACAAGTTGCGTGGCTTTGTCGAGGAGATGGAAAAGCTCGGTACGCAATTGGATACCGTTGGCCATACATATACGGCGGCCATGAACAAGTTGAGTCAGGGCCGTGGCAACCTGATCAGCCAGGCCAGCCGTTTTGTTGATCTCGGCGTCAAGGTGAAAAAGACCTTACCGGCGACGGTGATGGAACGCGCGGAACTCGATGAGGGTAAATAG
- a CDS encoding PaaI family thioesterase — MLHEESLGPHEIHLERWIECAPFEQLLGMDIVRAEDGEAILTMPFRRQYANGGSIMHGGATVSLADTAAVMALKSKVEPGTHFGTTDMAIRFLHPVIQGMITAKARVEQQEERLWHARVEIVTEADVVAMEMTAVFKISRRRLTTVAEGR, encoded by the coding sequence ATGTTGCATGAAGAAAGTTTGGGACCCCACGAAATTCACCTTGAACGCTGGATTGAATGTGCTCCTTTTGAACAATTACTAGGCATGGACATTGTACGTGCTGAAGATGGCGAAGCGATCTTGACCATGCCGTTTCGTCGTCAGTATGCCAACGGCGGGTCGATTATGCACGGTGGGGCGACAGTGAGTCTGGCGGATACGGCTGCCGTGATGGCACTGAAAAGCAAGGTCGAGCCGGGAACCCATTTCGGCACTACGGATATGGCGATTCGCTTTCTGCACCCGGTGATCCAGGGGATGATCACGGCAAAAGCCCGTGTGGAGCAGCAGGAAGAACGGTTGTGGCATGCACGGGTAGAGATTGTTACCGAAGCGGATGTCGTGGCCATGGAGATGACAGCGGTGTTTAAGATCTCCCGGCGGCGGTTAACCACTGTGGCTGAGGGGCGTTGA
- a CDS encoding methylated-DNA--[protein]-cysteine S-methyltransferase, whose translation MMTKTLWQPRWFSFDASSSPASPCWPVRIVASAHLDQAGSLDYAVVKGPVCPLLVAWKPTAIVLAQLLCHQSVGDVLADWQDRYPSQHWSAKSHLPFAVEALLNGGEVRDIIPLAMDGTVFQQSVWTTLLRVPSGQVVSYADLAAASGFPRGSRAVGSAMAANPIPALVPCHRVIRSDGQPGNYGSGTDVKVHMLQWEVVHCCDK comes from the coding sequence ATGATGACGAAGACCCTTTGGCAGCCCCGCTGGTTCTCCTTTGATGCTTCATCGTCACCGGCCTCGCCTTGCTGGCCGGTGCGAATTGTGGCCTCTGCCCACCTTGATCAGGCTGGTTCTCTCGACTATGCCGTGGTTAAAGGACCGGTTTGCCCTCTGCTGGTGGCCTGGAAGCCAACAGCTATTGTTCTGGCGCAGCTGCTGTGCCATCAATCCGTGGGCGACGTTCTCGCTGACTGGCAGGACCGCTACCCAAGCCAACACTGGTCGGCTAAATCCCATCTTCCTTTTGCTGTGGAAGCTCTTCTCAATGGTGGCGAAGTTCGCGACATTATCCCATTGGCCATGGATGGTACCGTATTCCAACAGTCGGTATGGACAACCTTGCTGCGGGTTCCATCAGGTCAGGTTGTCTCCTATGCCGATCTGGCGGCGGCCAGTGGTTTCCCGCGTGGCAGCAGGGCGGTAGGCTCGGCCATGGCCGCTAACCCTATTCCCGCTCTGGTGCCGTGTCATCGAGTGATCCGCAGCGATGGACAGCCGGGAAACTATGGTTCAGGAACAGATGTTAAAGTTCATATGCTCCAGTGGGAAGTGGTCCACTGTTGCGATAAATAG
- a CDS encoding MFS transporter, with amino-acid sequence MKRLIQLSKRRVYGILAGEDALDRACEGIPDSGCHELPFNFSFNVVNGAATKLAEQVAGPNLILVWLLQLLGSPVWMFGFLVPIKQAGSLLPQLVASGQIRRLTVRKWVWVAAGVIQALTLLLMIPVALTFSPRVAGLIILGLFTLFSVASGTASIAFQDVLAKTIIKGHRGRLLASRSLIGGVLTMTAGAILPILKAEGRSDLVTVFVLIVVGAALWLIGSVCFAVIREHPGETQGGRNPIHEMTIGIDYLRRYSGFRRFLLARALLLSVELATPFYFLHASHSMEVNGGFIGQLVLAIGVAQVLSSPFWGRLADRTSKTVMTYSAILSVTAALLILWVAGACPASWQQVGFFISFVLVGLAESGIRLGRKTYLVDAITNDDRATCVAFTNSSVGILALLAGGAGIIAQWFGSDMLIAGLVVAGVLAIFSCRWMPEADLMLNDPNG; translated from the coding sequence ATGAAGCGTCTGATTCAGCTTAGCAAACGCCGTGTCTATGGTATTTTGGCGGGTGAGGATGCTCTTGACCGAGCGTGTGAGGGTATTCCTGACAGTGGCTGCCACGAATTACCGTTTAATTTTTCCTTCAATGTTGTCAATGGGGCTGCAACAAAACTGGCCGAGCAGGTGGCTGGACCCAATCTGATTCTGGTGTGGTTGCTGCAGTTACTCGGTAGCCCGGTGTGGATGTTCGGCTTTCTGGTGCCGATTAAACAGGCCGGTTCTCTGTTGCCGCAACTGGTGGCTTCGGGGCAGATCCGTCGTCTGACTGTGCGCAAATGGGTGTGGGTGGCGGCCGGTGTTATTCAGGCACTGACATTGTTGTTGATGATTCCGGTCGCACTGACCTTTTCACCACGGGTCGCCGGATTGATCATTCTCGGGTTGTTTACGCTGTTCAGTGTCGCCAGTGGCACGGCGTCGATCGCTTTTCAAGATGTGCTGGCCAAGACCATTATCAAAGGACATCGGGGACGTCTTCTGGCCTCGCGCTCCTTAATCGGAGGGGTGTTGACCATGACTGCCGGGGCGATTCTGCCCATTCTCAAGGCAGAAGGGCGCTCTGATTTGGTGACCGTGTTTGTATTGATTGTTGTTGGCGCCGCACTATGGCTGATTGGCTCCGTCTGCTTTGCAGTTATTCGTGAGCACCCCGGTGAAACACAAGGGGGACGCAACCCCATTCATGAGATGACCATTGGCATTGATTATTTGAGGCGTTACTCAGGATTTCGGCGTTTCCTTCTGGCTCGGGCGCTATTGCTCAGTGTTGAATTGGCGACGCCCTTTTATTTTCTACATGCCAGTCACAGCATGGAGGTGAATGGCGGATTTATCGGTCAATTGGTGCTGGCGATTGGTGTGGCGCAGGTTTTGAGTAGTCCGTTTTGGGGCCGTTTGGCAGATCGCACCAGTAAAACAGTCATGACCTACAGTGCCATCCTTTCCGTTACTGCGGCTCTTTTGATCTTATGGGTTGCCGGTGCCTGTCCGGCCTCCTGGCAACAGGTTGGTTTCTTTATCAGTTTTGTTCTGGTCGGTCTGGCTGAATCCGGAATTCGTCTGGGGCGGAAAACCTACCTGGTTGATGCTATCACCAATGATGATCGCGCTACCTGTGTTGCATTTACCAACAGTTCCGTTGGTATCCTGGCCCTGCTGGCAGGTGGGGCTGGTATTATTGCGCAATGGTTTGGTTCTGATATGTTGATCGCGGGTCTGGTCGTTGCGGGTGTGCTGGCCATTTTCAGTTGTCGCTGGATGCCTGAGGCCGACCTGATGCTCAATGACCCTAACGGATAA
- a CDS encoding 2-oxoacid:acceptor oxidoreductase subunit alpha, with protein MQRVNIVLGGQAGQGVNTVERILIRAFKQSGYHIYATKEYMSRVRGGLNTITISVGSSPIRSYREQIDLLVPFTTGVIDWVAPRLTPQAIILGSDTFLDGTPPTEHVFALDWDEEDEKNFKKELNTLCAGMVTALFDIDQNLVEELVKEAFDDKQASIVEKNLKALHYGWTQGEKLKNDQNCTFTLGTDNSVNDQTLLNGSEAVAVGALSGGCNALSFYPMSPSTAVAVFLSQQAQNFDLVVEQFEDEIAAAGACIGTWYAGGRGMVTTSGGGFALMEELISLSGMSETPFVLHLAQRPGPATGLPTRTAQGDLNLVLHAGHGDFPRTIFAPKDIEEAVQLSARAFAMADKFQTPCFILTDEYFVDTYYNSDQVSLPEMEPLQIIESPEDYQRYQLTDNGISPRALPGHGQGVVIANGNEHDEYGDTTEEITLSAAMPEKRMRKQQQMIDEALQPTLVGTKDYSTLVISWGSTYNTLKDAVESCAIPGLALLHFSQVFPLPKSITDYLNQAQQIIAVEQNFTGQFADLLQRDYACRIEQRILKYDGRALSCEYVSEQLNALVKGGHHE; from the coding sequence ATGCAACGGGTCAATATCGTTCTTGGCGGCCAGGCCGGCCAAGGCGTCAACACGGTGGAACGGATCCTCATCCGTGCATTCAAGCAATCCGGTTATCACATCTACGCCACCAAAGAATACATGTCACGTGTGCGCGGCGGTCTCAACACCATCACCATCAGCGTCGGTTCATCCCCGATACGCAGTTACCGTGAACAGATCGACCTGCTGGTTCCGTTCACCACCGGGGTCATCGACTGGGTCGCCCCACGGCTGACACCACAGGCGATTATTCTCGGCAGTGACACATTCCTTGATGGTACACCACCAACAGAGCATGTCTTTGCCCTGGATTGGGACGAAGAGGACGAGAAAAACTTTAAAAAAGAGCTGAATACTCTGTGTGCCGGCATGGTAACGGCCTTATTTGATATCGACCAAAACCTGGTAGAGGAACTGGTCAAAGAGGCTTTCGACGACAAACAAGCGTCAATTGTCGAAAAAAACCTCAAAGCACTACACTACGGCTGGACCCAAGGGGAAAAGCTGAAAAACGACCAGAACTGCACCTTTACTCTGGGTACCGATAACAGCGTCAATGACCAGACATTACTTAATGGCAGTGAAGCGGTCGCTGTGGGCGCGTTAAGCGGAGGGTGCAACGCGTTATCTTTCTATCCGATGTCACCATCGACAGCAGTTGCGGTTTTTCTCAGTCAGCAGGCACAAAATTTTGACCTGGTGGTCGAGCAGTTTGAAGATGAGATTGCTGCAGCCGGTGCCTGTATCGGCACTTGGTACGCCGGAGGGCGCGGCATGGTCACCACTTCAGGTGGCGGCTTTGCTTTGATGGAAGAGCTGATCAGCTTGTCCGGCATGTCTGAAACACCCTTTGTGCTGCATTTGGCACAACGGCCCGGTCCAGCAACCGGACTGCCCACTCGCACAGCCCAGGGCGACCTTAATTTGGTGCTCCATGCAGGACATGGCGATTTCCCCCGAACCATCTTTGCCCCAAAAGACATTGAAGAAGCCGTGCAATTATCGGCACGAGCGTTCGCCATGGCCGACAAGTTTCAGACCCCCTGTTTCATTTTGACCGATGAATATTTCGTCGACACCTATTACAACAGCGATCAGGTTTCCTTGCCCGAAATGGAGCCACTGCAGATCATTGAATCCCCTGAAGATTACCAGCGCTATCAGCTTACCGACAACGGCATCTCACCGCGCGCTCTTCCCGGTCACGGTCAGGGTGTTGTAATCGCCAATGGTAACGAACACGATGAGTACGGAGACACCACCGAGGAGATTACCCTGAGCGCAGCCATGCCCGAAAAACGGATGCGCAAACAGCAACAGATGATTGATGAGGCGTTGCAACCGACCCTGGTCGGCACCAAAGACTACTCGACATTGGTCATCAGTTGGGGATCAACCTACAACACTCTTAAAGATGCCGTTGAATCGTGCGCGATTCCCGGACTTGCCCTGCTTCACTTCAGTCAGGTCTTCCCCTTGCCAAAATCGATCACCGACTATCTCAACCAGGCACAGCAGATCATTGCCGTGGAGCAAAACTTTACCGGCCAGTTTGCCGACCTGCTCCAGCGTGATTACGCCTGCCGCATAGAGCAGCGCATCCTTAAATACGATGGTCGTGCCCTGTCCTGCGAATATGTGTCCGAGCAATTGAATGCGCTGGTGAAAGGAGGCCACCATGAGTAA
- a CDS encoding thiamine pyrophosphate-dependent enzyme: MSNLLYDSQRPGSQEISWCPGCGDFAILEVLKKSLENLNKTPQQTAIISGIGQAGKLPHYIHSNGFHTLHGRALPIATGVKGANPELTVVAVGGDGDMYAEGGNHFLHMLRRNPDITVLVHNNQIYGLTKGQGSPTTLEGMKTTTQPRGVTEEPINAMAIAIAQNASFVARSFIGHKELTQDLIEQAVEHKGLAVVEIFQPCVSFNKLNTYAWYKEHCRIIEDHDPSDRAAALALALDTERYPLGILYRSNDKKTYEEQQAAYQRNNTPLWQRKVDQEALRQLLDSKK, encoded by the coding sequence ATGAGTAACTTACTTTACGACTCACAACGCCCCGGATCACAAGAGATCTCCTGGTGCCCGGGTTGTGGTGATTTTGCTATTTTAGAGGTCTTGAAAAAAAGCCTGGAAAACTTGAACAAAACACCACAACAAACCGCGATTATCAGCGGTATCGGCCAGGCAGGAAAGTTGCCTCACTACATCCACAGCAACGGGTTTCACACCCTGCATGGCCGGGCCTTACCCATTGCCACAGGGGTCAAAGGCGCCAATCCTGAACTCACGGTGGTCGCTGTTGGCGGTGATGGTGATATGTACGCTGAAGGCGGCAACCATTTTTTGCATATGTTGAGACGCAATCCGGATATCACGGTTTTGGTGCACAACAACCAGATCTACGGCCTGACCAAAGGACAGGGCTCACCCACCACACTTGAAGGGATGAAAACCACCACCCAACCACGAGGAGTGACCGAGGAACCGATCAATGCCATGGCCATTGCCATCGCCCAGAATGCCTCATTTGTTGCCCGCAGCTTCATCGGGCACAAAGAGCTGACTCAGGATCTGATTGAACAGGCCGTTGAGCACAAGGGCCTGGCTGTGGTAGAAATCTTTCAGCCCTGTGTCTCCTTTAACAAACTCAACACCTATGCCTGGTATAAAGAGCATTGCCGCATTATTGAGGATCACGATCCGTCTGATCGCGCTGCGGCCTTGGCTCTGGCATTGGACACCGAACGTTATCCGCTAGGCATTCTTTACCGTAGCAACGACAAAAAAACCTATGAGGAACAACAGGCCGCGTATCAACGAAACAACACACCACTTTGGCAACGAAAGGTGGATCAAGAGGCATTAAGGCAGTTACTGGACAGCAAGAAATGA
- a CDS encoding DUF1456 family protein, which produces MTYNDILRRFRYAVDLSDDAMVDIFSEGGVTLDNGELVALLRREEDEGCKPCSEKRMKQFLTGLVRFTRGEAPAGTPPLIGENDSLTNNVILKAIRIALEMQEQDMLEVFAQAGFTISRSELSALFRKKGHKNYKPCGDQLLRNFLKGLTLHNRA; this is translated from the coding sequence ATGACATATAACGATATTTTGCGTCGCTTCCGTTATGCGGTGGATTTGTCGGATGACGCAATGGTAGATATTTTTTCTGAAGGTGGAGTGACACTGGACAACGGCGAATTGGTTGCTTTGTTGCGCCGTGAAGAGGATGAGGGTTGTAAACCCTGCAGCGAAAAACGTATGAAGCAGTTTTTGACCGGCCTGGTGCGTTTTACCCGCGGTGAAGCTCCTGCGGGAACGCCACCGTTGATCGGTGAAAACGACTCGCTGACCAATAACGTAATTCTCAAGGCCATACGCATAGCTCTGGAGATGCAAGAACAGGATATGCTGGAAGTGTTTGCTCAGGCTGGGTTTACCATCTCACGTTCAGAGCTCAGTGCTCTGTTTCGTAAAAAGGGACACAAAAATTACAAACCCTGCGGCGATCAGTTGTTGCGGAATTTTTTAAAAGGCTTGACCCTGCATAATCGCGCATAG
- a CDS encoding PaaI family thioesterase codes for MEIADDAHCFVCGPENSRGLQAKFEMDPERLRSHCQISLSGEFQGWQDVVHGGMLATLLDEASIYACRTIAPRCVTAELAVRYKKPVPVDTPLDISAEVVEQKKRVFLVEAKIAINGTVHAEASTKVFRL; via the coding sequence ATGGAAATTGCTGATGATGCGCATTGCTTTGTGTGCGGTCCGGAAAACTCCCGTGGTTTGCAGGCTAAATTTGAGATGGACCCTGAACGGTTGCGCTCTCATTGTCAAATTTCGCTGTCCGGGGAGTTCCAGGGCTGGCAGGACGTAGTTCATGGCGGCATGCTGGCCACGTTGTTGGATGAAGCGTCCATCTACGCCTGTCGGACCATTGCACCTCGCTGTGTAACGGCGGAGTTGGCGGTACGCTATAAAAAACCAGTTCCTGTGGATACGCCGTTGGATATCAGTGCGGAAGTGGTTGAACAGAAAAAGAGGGTATTTCTGGTCGAGGCTAAGATTGCCATCAATGGAACCGTTCATGCTGAAGCCAGTACCAAGGTCTTTCGGCTGTAA
- a CDS encoding glycerophosphodiester phosphodiesterase family protein, with protein sequence MNVGQFVAHRGYRSDYPENTLLAHQMAVEAGALFVETDIQMSADGVPVLYHDIDMLRLSGLQQRLDEFTAEQLKQVCVCEPERFGSRFEQEPLATLDAFVVWLADRPQVTAYIEIKPECRQGYGLNAVTQIMNRLRPVFAQVVIISFDLDSIGLARHIGAPRVGVVLSTWQTLQMSVVSQIQPDVFFCDAYLVPDDADLASIKTPFVIYEVSEFSKAEYWLSRGAAQVETYNIGTMLETLAKK encoded by the coding sequence ATGAACGTCGGTCAGTTTGTTGCTCATCGTGGCTATCGTAGCGATTATCCGGAAAATACGCTTTTGGCTCATCAAATGGCTGTTGAAGCGGGCGCCCTGTTTGTGGAAACCGATATCCAGATGAGTGCTGATGGTGTTCCGGTGTTGTATCACGATATCGACATGTTGCGTCTCAGTGGTCTGCAACAACGGCTCGACGAGTTTACCGCAGAACAATTGAAGCAGGTCTGTGTCTGTGAGCCGGAACGGTTCGGAAGTCGCTTTGAACAGGAACCGCTGGCAACACTGGATGCCTTCGTTGTCTGGCTGGCGGACAGACCACAGGTCACCGCTTATATTGAAATCAAGCCGGAATGTCGCCAGGGCTATGGTTTAAACGCGGTCACCCAGATTATGAATCGATTAAGGCCTGTCTTTGCGCAAGTGGTGATTATCAGTTTTGATCTTGATAGCATCGGTTTGGCCCGCCATATTGGTGCGCCGCGTGTCGGAGTGGTTCTGAGTACCTGGCAGACATTGCAGATGTCGGTTGTCAGCCAGATTCAGCCGGATGTTTTTTTCTGTGATGCCTACCTGGTGCCCGACGATGCAGATCTTGCTTCAATCAAAACGCCTTTTGTGATCTACGAAGTTTCAGAGTTTTCCAAAGCAGAATACTGGTTGTCGCGTGGCGCCGCTCAGGTTGAGACGTACAACATCGGGACGATGCTCGAAACTCTGGCGAAAAAGTGA
- a CDS encoding DUF1847 domain-containing protein, translated as MSSKKNYQCHRCLGVWEKTGRTSCSAPPGKIKAPADCPGQQQELIHECFDQYCDDTEQARLAQVAARVEGLCYQSDSDEQSVHPRWTRVEDTIALAKLMGYQTIGIATCLGLLAETRQLSEILEAQGFDVVSVCCKAGGIDKIKLGIEEQDKVRPGHYEAACNPIAQAAFLNESKTDMNIIVGLCVGHDMLFNLHSKAPVTTLVAKDRVTGHNPVSVLYGQNFYYKRLKKSPLKVD; from the coding sequence ATGAGTTCAAAGAAAAATTATCAATGTCACCGCTGCCTTGGCGTCTGGGAAAAGACCGGGCGAACCTCGTGCAGTGCTCCTCCCGGAAAAATCAAAGCTCCGGCCGATTGTCCCGGCCAACAGCAGGAGCTGATTCACGAATGTTTTGACCAGTACTGTGATGATACGGAACAGGCCCGTCTGGCTCAAGTCGCTGCGCGCGTCGAAGGGTTGTGCTATCAGTCTGATTCCGATGAACAGTCGGTGCATCCGCGTTGGACGCGTGTCGAGGATACTATTGCCCTGGCTAAACTGATGGGCTATCAGACCATCGGTATTGCGACCTGTCTTGGCTTGTTGGCGGAAACCCGTCAATTGAGTGAAATTCTCGAAGCCCAAGGGTTTGATGTGGTTTCCGTGTGCTGTAAAGCCGGGGGAATTGATAAAATTAAACTGGGGATTGAAGAGCAGGATAAAGTGCGCCCGGGCCATTACGAAGCGGCCTGTAATCCGATTGCCCAGGCAGCGTTCCTCAATGAATCAAAGACCGATATGAATATCATTGTTGGATTATGTGTCGGTCACGATATGCTGTTTAATCTCCATTCTAAGGCTCCGGTCACGACTCTCGTGGCCAAGGATCGAGTTACCGGTCACAATCCTGTCAGTGTTCTTTATGGACAGAATTTTTACTACAAACGGTTGAAGAAATCGCCGTTGAAGGTCGACTGA